In a single window of the Acidobacteriota bacterium genome:
- a CDS encoding DUF4112 domain-containing protein, protein MSDSEITKRQVEIEEGLDNLAHYLDGLFRIPGTTWRFGLDAVIGLIPNVGDTLTSFASFYILLAGVRYGVPKITLLRMAFNIGLDYVVGAIPFLGDAFDFFWKSNRQNMELIRTRAAGHGKGKTSDYVFVFGLIGILILLLISSILVSVYVISAILWEILTLNI, encoded by the coding sequence ATGTCGGATAGCGAAATCACAAAACGCCAGGTCGAGATCGAGGAAGGGCTCGACAATCTCGCTCATTATCTGGACGGACTGTTTCGCATTCCGGGAACAACGTGGCGTTTTGGGTTGGACGCGGTCATCGGCCTGATACCGAACGTCGGAGACACGCTGACATCATTCGCATCGTTTTACATACTGCTGGCAGGTGTCCGCTACGGCGTTCCAAAGATAACGCTGCTGCGTATGGCGTTCAATATCGGGCTTGATTACGTGGTGGGTGCGATACCGTTTCTTGGCGATGCGTTCGATTTCTTTTGGAAATCGAACCGCCAAAATATGGAGCTTATCCGCACACGTGCCGCAGGCCACGGCAAAGGGAAGACGAGCGACTACGTTTTCGTTTTCGGCCTGATCGGAATACTCATTCTGCTACTGATCAGTTCGATCCTTGTGAGCGTTTATGTGATCTCCGCGATACTTTGGGAGATCTTGACGCTAAATATTTAA
- a CDS encoding peptidylprolyl isomerase: MKRTSLIFAAICLSAVFAAAQVPVNTQIQIVKAEDARRYDATLENLLRSPNADVRRRAALAAGRIGNEAAIPVLAELLASDGSNAVRAMAAFAIGEIESVKGAEAILKQAAVSLDREAAGGPAVIARAVEAAGKIAAANAKDPSAAKLSEAIIAVLAAESELGKDRNADIVLAGITAVLRARPAQGEQAAAAFLTDADARIRADAANTLGRLRAKIGVPTLRSMLASDPDAVARANAARVLGVSEDKSVVPDLIAALKDRDTRVRVSAIRSLATLRDKAAVEPLIAYGEALLQAYKKAKKLNFYPVEENEFIELATALGQLIPNSFNESALNLIREFGKLDKGFATEVYVARLRIAPGRGDQGMPELEHWKQYRTLVTIVGEFAGIEPATDEGKAMKAEAPSVLKPLAEAFAEADPKEDADTILAGADALRAYGRFFTDDLDELLRLALKNKDVQIRTAAASLLGERPTTEINVAAVRDAFFAAKMDRDNDAQLAMLAAVVKLDKAAAEPALRAALDSVDHLVRKRAAELIRLNGLDDKFPGYRDKAEPLRAFAPGNPTRMGQIIYRDADYRRAVSRKNGSVKAVLTTQKGRFTIDLLPEDAPLTVDNFITLARRGYFNGLAVHRVVPNFVMQDGDPRGDGTGGPGWSIRCEVNTVMYERGVVGMALSGKDTGGSQWFVTHAPQPHLDGGYTVFGRVNENDMKVVDNIVRGDKILSVRIVGR, translated from the coding sequence ATGAAACGAACTAGTTTGATCTTTGCCGCTATATGTTTGTCGGCCGTGTTCGCTGCTGCGCAGGTACCTGTTAATACCCAGATCCAGATCGTAAAGGCGGAAGACGCCCGGCGTTATGACGCGACGCTGGAAAATTTACTGCGGTCGCCGAATGCTGATGTGCGTAGGCGTGCGGCGCTTGCTGCAGGACGCATCGGAAACGAGGCGGCGATACCTGTGTTAGCGGAACTGCTTGCGAGTGACGGTTCCAATGCTGTTCGTGCAATGGCAGCGTTCGCGATCGGTGAGATCGAATCGGTCAAGGGAGCCGAAGCGATATTGAAACAGGCAGCGGTTTCACTCGACCGCGAGGCAGCGGGCGGCCCCGCCGTCATCGCAAGGGCTGTCGAAGCCGCAGGAAAGATCGCCGCTGCAAACGCAAAAGATCCGTCCGCGGCAAAACTGAGCGAAGCGATCATCGCTGTACTCGCCGCGGAAAGTGAACTGGGCAAAGATCGTAACGCTGACATCGTGCTCGCGGGAATCACTGCCGTCTTGCGGGCACGTCCTGCACAGGGCGAACAGGCAGCAGCGGCGTTTCTCACGGATGCTGATGCCCGCATTCGTGCTGATGCCGCAAATACGCTGGGTCGATTGCGTGCAAAGATCGGCGTTCCAACGCTGCGATCGATGCTCGCGTCAGATCCCGATGCCGTCGCTCGGGCAAATGCGGCACGTGTGCTCGGCGTTTCAGAGGATAAGTCGGTAGTTCCCGATCTGATCGCAGCATTGAAAGACCGCGACACGCGGGTCCGTGTTTCGGCGATACGCTCGCTCGCGACCTTGCGCGACAAAGCCGCCGTTGAACCGCTGATCGCTTACGGGGAAGCTCTTCTGCAAGCCTATAAGAAAGCGAAAAAGCTGAATTTCTACCCTGTCGAGGAGAATGAATTTATCGAGCTCGCCACCGCTCTCGGCCAGCTAATACCGAATTCGTTCAATGAATCCGCGCTGAATTTGATACGTGAATTCGGCAAGCTAGACAAAGGTTTCGCGACCGAGGTTTACGTTGCAAGGCTGCGGATAGCTCCGGGCCGCGGCGATCAGGGAATGCCCGAGCTTGAACACTGGAAACAGTATCGAACGCTGGTCACCATTGTCGGCGAATTTGCCGGCATCGAACCGGCGACCGACGAAGGCAAGGCGATGAAAGCCGAAGCTCCGTCCGTGCTGAAGCCGCTTGCTGAGGCATTTGCCGAAGCCGATCCGAAAGAGGACGCAGACACGATACTCGCCGGTGCCGATGCCCTTCGCGCATACGGACGATTTTTCACAGACGACCTAGACGAGCTGCTGCGGCTTGCCCTAAAGAACAAAGACGTTCAGATACGCACCGCTGCCGCTAGCCTGTTGGGCGAACGTCCCACTACAGAGATCAACGTAGCTGCGGTCCGCGATGCGTTTTTTGCCGCGAAAATGGACCGCGACAACGACGCCCAGCTTGCGATGCTGGCGGCGGTCGTAAAGCTCGACAAGGCAGCTGCCGAGCCCGCGCTGCGTGCGGCGCTCGATTCCGTAGATCATCTGGTGCGAAAACGAGCCGCGGAATTGATCCGTCTCAACGGACTCGATGACAAATTCCCGGGGTATCGCGATAAAGCCGAGCCGCTGAGAGCATTTGCGCCCGGAAACCCCACGAGAATGGGCCAGATCATTTATCGCGACGCAGATTACCGTCGTGCCGTTTCCCGAAAGAACGGCTCCGTGAAGGCCGTCCTGACAACGCAGAAAGGCAGATTCACGATCGACCTGCTGCCCGAGGACGCACCGCTCACCGTAGATAATTTCATCACGCTGGCACGCCGCGGATATTTTAATGGCCTCGCCGTTCATCGCGTCGTTCCCAATTTTGTGATGCAGGACGGCGATCCCCGCGGCGACGGCACCGGCGGCCCCGGCTGGTCGATCCGCTGCGAGGTGAACACCGTAATGTACGAACGCGGAGTTGTCGGCATGGCACTTTCCGGTAAAGACACGGGCGGTTCGCAGTGGTTCGTCACGCACGCACCGCAGCCGCACCTGGACGGCGGCTACACCGTTTTCGGCAGAGTGAACGAAAACGATATGAAGGTCGTAGATAACATTGTCCGCGGGGACAAGATCTTGTCCGTTCGGATCGTAGGAAGATAA
- a CDS encoding OsmC family protein: MSAEVISCGDELFIGIGPGGLAQLMDTKGDRHSAPTPMEMLLVAVAGCTAVDVASILEKKRQQVTDYRIKITGTRADDHPRKFISFDVHHIVYGRDVSEKAVADAVELSDMKYCSVAATVRPTAAINTTYEIVEVE, translated from the coding sequence ATGTCCGCAGAAGTGATCTCATGCGGGGACGAGCTCTTTATCGGTATCGGGCCCGGCGGGCTCGCACAACTTATGGATACTAAAGGAGATAGGCACTCCGCACCTACTCCGATGGAAATGCTGCTGGTCGCCGTCGCAGGCTGTACTGCGGTAGATGTCGCGTCAATACTCGAGAAAAAACGCCAGCAGGTAACTGACTACAGGATCAAAATAACCGGCACACGCGCCGACGATCATCCGCGAAAATTCATCTCGTTCGACGTCCACCATATCGTGTATGGCCGCGACGTTTCCGAAAAAGCGGTAGCCGACGCCGTCGAGCTTTCGGATATGAAATACTGCTCCGTCGCCGCCACCGTCCGCCCGACCGCGGCCATCAACACGACGTATGAGATCGTTGAGGTCGAATAG
- a CDS encoding winged helix DNA-binding domain-containing protein: MLGISEDIEAYRDRLWRREEHLRVKTVEDVEAMVEDLGFCLGMTDVRKRMPSVYIAVCGRRDAHMPRNVQKDEEASAAWVLKDEVIARGRVYYGKIHKGNSMFLAPRLIPVFNSLWGCSKAGEAGVLSKDAQAVLKILRKEWEMATADLRAETGFDRARLTKAIDELQKRMKVVPAEVVYVPKFTYIWTLAEGRFPKELKVKMKREDAVRDLARAYLRAFGMTLRGELAGKFGLSRAEAGKANHELVDEGLADRLATGIYELKNI; the protein is encoded by the coding sequence ATGTTGGGTATATCGGAAGATATCGAAGCCTACCGAGACCGCTTGTGGCGGCGTGAGGAGCATCTTCGCGTCAAAACGGTCGAGGACGTCGAGGCGATGGTCGAGGACCTCGGCTTCTGCCTCGGGATGACCGATGTACGCAAACGTATGCCGTCCGTCTATATCGCCGTTTGCGGCCGCCGCGATGCACATATGCCCCGCAACGTTCAAAAAGACGAAGAGGCGAGTGCCGCATGGGTGTTGAAGGACGAGGTCATCGCACGCGGCCGCGTTTATTACGGCAAGATCCATAAGGGCAATTCGATGTTTCTCGCACCACGGCTGATACCTGTATTCAACTCGCTCTGGGGCTGCTCAAAAGCCGGCGAGGCGGGCGTTTTGTCTAAAGACGCTCAGGCCGTTCTGAAAATATTGAGAAAAGAATGGGAAATGGCGACAGCCGATCTGCGTGCCGAAACGGGATTTGACCGTGCAAGACTGACTAAGGCCATCGACGAACTCCAAAAGCGAATGAAGGTCGTCCCCGCGGAGGTGGTTTACGTGCCGAAATTCACCTACATTTGGACGCTCGCAGAAGGACGCTTTCCGAAAGAGTTGAAAGTGAAGATGAAACGCGAAGATGCAGTTCGCGACCTGGCAAGGGCATACTTGAGGGCGTTCGGAATGACATTGCGCGGCGAGCTTGCAGGCAAATTCGGCCTGTCACGAGCCGAAGCGGGCAAGGCGAATCACGAACTTGTGGATGAGGGTTTAGCTGATCGTCTCGCTACGGGGATTTACGAGCTAAAGAACATTTAG
- a CDS encoding M20/M25/M40 family metallo-hydrolase gives MNKIGLAFSFFALIVQLTLGQSVQTDTIREYRQANEHRLVTDFVKLLSIPNIASDTVNIRKNANHLVTEMTKRGLKPQLLEAADKKVPPVVYGEWMTPGATKTIIFYAHYDGQPADPAAWTGSKPWEPVLRSNSLEKGGKDLPWPSATTKIDPEWRIYARSASDDKAGVFAILTAFDALVAKGIKPTVNIKFFFEGEEEAGSPNLKEILTKNKELLKADAFIVCDGPVHQSGRKQVVFGVRGDVNVDLTVYGAKRPLHSGHYGNWSPNPAMTLARLLASMKDAAGNIIIKGWADDVVPFGPIEIQAIKEAPQYDDELKKQLGITFTEGGGSLLERINQPSLNINGFKSGDVGSLARNVIPTTATAVLDLRLVKGNDVARQIEKLRRHIESQGFYVIDRDPTDAERLKHPFIARFTQLEDGYNAQRTKMDLPISIAVINAVQAASVEPIVRMPSLGGSLPLSIISDTLGMPTITVPIANHDNNQHAENENIRIQNLWDGIETFAALMTMKV, from the coding sequence ATGAACAAGATCGGACTCGCGTTTTCGTTTTTCGCTCTAATCGTTCAACTAACGCTCGGGCAGAGTGTTCAAACGGACACGATTCGCGAATACCGCCAAGCTAACGAACATCGCCTCGTTACTGATTTCGTAAAACTTCTCTCGATACCCAATATTGCATCTGATACGGTTAACATCCGCAAGAATGCTAACCATCTTGTTACCGAGATGACTAAACGCGGCTTGAAACCGCAATTGCTTGAGGCCGCCGATAAAAAGGTTCCGCCGGTCGTTTATGGTGAATGGATGACGCCGGGTGCGACGAAAACTATTATTTTTTACGCTCATTACGACGGGCAGCCGGCCGATCCGGCAGCGTGGACGGGGAGTAAACCTTGGGAACCGGTACTGCGGTCGAACTCGCTCGAAAAGGGCGGCAAAGATCTGCCGTGGCCGTCAGCGACGACAAAGATCGATCCCGAATGGCGCATTTACGCACGATCGGCGTCGGATGATAAGGCCGGTGTTTTTGCTATCCTCACCGCGTTTGACGCGCTGGTCGCAAAAGGGATAAAGCCGACGGTGAACATCAAATTTTTCTTTGAGGGTGAAGAAGAGGCAGGTTCGCCGAACCTGAAAGAGATACTCACCAAAAACAAAGAATTGCTGAAGGCTGACGCTTTTATCGTGTGCGATGGCCCGGTTCATCAGTCGGGACGAAAGCAGGTTGTGTTTGGCGTGCGTGGTGATGTTAACGTAGATCTCACTGTTTATGGCGCCAAACGGCCGCTGCACAGCGGGCATTACGGCAACTGGTCACCGAATCCGGCGATGACGCTTGCGAGGCTACTTGCGTCGATGAAGGACGCCGCGGGAAACATCATTATCAAGGGATGGGCCGACGACGTGGTGCCCTTTGGACCGATTGAGATTCAAGCCATCAAAGAAGCCCCGCAGTACGACGACGAGCTCAAGAAGCAGCTTGGGATCACGTTTACAGAAGGCGGCGGCAGCCTTCTCGAACGCATCAATCAGCCGTCACTTAACATCAACGGCTTCAAAAGCGGCGATGTCGGCAGCCTTGCGAGAAACGTCATTCCTACGACCGCTACGGCGGTTCTCGATCTGCGGCTCGTCAAAGGCAACGACGTCGCGCGTCAGATCGAAAAGCTTCGCCGGCATATCGAATCGCAGGGCTTCTATGTGATCGATCGCGACCCGACCGATGCCGAGCGTCTCAAACATCCCTTCATAGCCAGATTCACTCAGCTAGAGGACGGATATAATGCACAGCGTACGAAGATGGACCTACCGATCTCCATCGCCGTGATCAACGCCGTCCAGGCCGCGTCTGTTGAACCGATCGTGCGTATGCCAAGCCTCGGCGGCAGCCTGCCGCTGTCGATCATCAGCGATACGCTGGGGATGCCGACGATCACCGTTCCGATTGCGAATCACGATAACAATCAGCACGCGGAGAATGAGAATATCCGTATCCAGAATCTTTGGGATGGAATTGAAACATTTGCTGCATTGATGACGATGAAGGTTTAG